A window from Citrobacter amalonaticus encodes these proteins:
- a CDS encoding DUF2339 domain-containing protein — translation MDDLLILGCIILFFALVVVPVLAIVAISRSSTTRDELARLRRRVEELEQRGVVAPAITPAAAAPVQPAETVMERDPDPIPVAAPEPEPEPEPKPAHVNPWRSYTPQNAASAEKIVERDVPVAAAQPSAFGGVMSSLVRWFMQGNPLAKLGILLLFLGLSFLLRYTVEHSLFPLELRLVAAALFAIVLLAIGWRLRHKQPIYALILQGGATGALYLTVFGAFRLWQMLPMTLAFVLLVVICAASVGLAILQKALSLAMLASLGGYLAPLLLSTGSGNYVALFSFYLLLSVGILAISAWQHWRELNLLGLLFTFGVGGLWGLDDYQPAYYLNCQLFLIANILLFGVLSVALSLRAQTKGKQIIDGVLLFAPPLIGFGMQYAIIRHWEYGPALSALGYGGFYLVLAWLALRRYPSLGRPLVLAALALGGAFTTLAIPLALSAQWTAMAWALEGVGILWLGVQQQQRRMSYSGTALLVLALGSALWAQANGTTALSLMLIFAVLSVCWLAGAWLWRKIHLRGSMGLLAGGVIFWIVALAGAAQWQLTSDSQVMAGVLALMAVSVWGWRFAAARLTWQALDACKWLLWPMMLVALLFQISQQQIFAAGWQNLAWCLALPAAVALLWRDAEALPPRLSRLAHLSFFWMILLALAAELFWFARDLPWGMAAWGSGVAMAAGGALIFLVAMAVRRQFWPFRVWPALYACQALIPVAAALVGLLVLTNLQDGVVYRQTWLPLLNPLEEGAAFALLGLIVFYRACLRFFPVQVSVCRPWPVVALVALGFWWLNGMLLRALAWYGDVAWNMEALWHSRLIQTCFALFWMLVALVVMLRATRYRSRREWLCGAALLGIVIVKLMLVDSARGGGLARAVAFIGVAILVLIVGYFSPLPPKAGEEK, via the coding sequence ATGGACGACCTTTTAATCCTCGGCTGCATCATTTTGTTCTTCGCACTGGTCGTGGTGCCTGTTCTGGCGATTGTCGCCATCAGCCGAAGTTCAACGACGCGTGATGAGCTTGCCCGCTTACGCCGTCGGGTAGAGGAGCTTGAACAACGTGGCGTTGTTGCCCCTGCGATAACACCAGCGGCAGCGGCACCGGTTCAGCCTGCGGAGACGGTTATGGAGCGCGACCCAGACCCGATTCCGGTGGCGGCGCCAGAACCTGAACCTGAACCTGAACCCAAACCGGCTCACGTCAACCCCTGGCGCTCGTATACGCCGCAGAACGCGGCAAGCGCCGAGAAAATCGTCGAAAGAGACGTCCCTGTTGCCGCCGCGCAACCCTCCGCTTTTGGCGGCGTGATGTCATCGCTGGTGCGCTGGTTTATGCAGGGCAATCCGCTTGCTAAGCTGGGGATCCTGCTTCTCTTCCTCGGTCTCTCTTTCCTGTTGCGCTATACGGTCGAGCACTCCCTGTTCCCGCTTGAGCTGCGTCTGGTTGCGGCGGCGCTGTTTGCGATTGTCCTGCTGGCGATAGGCTGGCGTCTGCGGCATAAACAGCCGATCTATGCTCTCATTTTGCAGGGTGGGGCGACAGGTGCGCTCTATCTCACCGTCTTTGGCGCGTTTCGCCTCTGGCAAATGCTGCCGATGACGCTGGCCTTTGTGCTGCTGGTGGTTATCTGCGCAGCAAGCGTAGGACTGGCGATTCTGCAAAAAGCGCTCAGTCTGGCGATGCTGGCAAGCCTCGGTGGCTATCTTGCCCCACTGCTGCTTTCGACGGGAAGCGGTAACTATGTCGCGCTGTTCTCTTTCTATTTGCTGCTTTCGGTCGGCATTCTGGCGATCAGCGCCTGGCAACACTGGCGCGAGCTTAATCTGCTCGGCCTGCTTTTTACCTTTGGCGTTGGCGGCCTCTGGGGGCTTGATGACTATCAGCCAGCGTATTACCTGAACTGCCAATTGTTCCTGATAGCCAACATTCTGCTTTTTGGCGTGCTGAGCGTGGCGCTGTCGCTGCGAGCGCAGACGAAGGGCAAGCAGATTATTGATGGCGTTTTGTTGTTTGCGCCGCCGCTGATCGGTTTTGGCATGCAGTACGCCATTATCCGCCACTGGGAATATGGTCCGGCGCTCAGCGCGTTGGGCTACGGCGGTTTTTATCTGGTGCTGGCCTGGCTGGCATTACGTCGCTACCCGTCGTTGGGCCGACCGCTGGTGCTGGCGGCACTGGCGCTGGGCGGCGCGTTTACCACTCTTGCGATACCGCTGGCGCTGTCGGCGCAGTGGACGGCCATGGCTTGGGCGCTGGAAGGGGTGGGGATCCTGTGGCTGGGAGTACAACAGCAGCAGCGACGCATGAGTTACAGCGGTACCGCACTGCTGGTGCTGGCGCTCGGCAGCGCGCTGTGGGCGCAGGCGAACGGCACCACTGCGCTTTCGCTGATGCTGATCTTTGCCGTCCTTAGCGTTTGCTGGCTGGCAGGGGCGTGGCTGTGGCGCAAGATTCATCTGCGCGGCAGCATGGGACTGCTGGCGGGCGGGGTGATATTCTGGATTGTGGCGCTCGCGGGCGCGGCGCAGTGGCAGTTGACCTCCGATTCGCAGGTGATGGCGGGCGTGCTGGCGCTGATGGCCGTGTCGGTCTGGGGCTGGCGATTTGCCGCCGCACGCCTGACGTGGCAGGCGCTGGATGCCTGCAAATGGTTGCTGTGGCCGATGATGCTGGTGGCGCTGCTGTTTCAGATTTCTCAGCAGCAGATTTTTGCCGCAGGCTGGCAGAATCTGGCCTGGTGTCTGGCATTGCCGGCGGCGGTGGCGTTGCTCTGGCGTGATGCTGAGGCGTTGCCGCCGCGTCTTTCCAGGCTGGCGCATCTCTCGTTCTTCTGGATGATTCTGTTGGCGCTGGCGGCGGAACTGTTCTGGTTTGCCCGCGACCTGCCGTGGGGCATGGCGGCCTGGGGCAGCGGTGTGGCAATGGCGGCAGGCGGTGCGCTGATTTTCCTCGTCGCAATGGCCGTTCGTCGTCAGTTCTGGCCGTTCCGGGTCTGGCCCGCGCTGTATGCCTGTCAGGCGCTGATTCCCGTCGCGGCGGCATTGGTCGGGCTGTTAGTGCTGACCAATTTGCAGGACGGCGTAGTCTACCGTCAGACCTGGCTACCGCTGCTCAATCCGCTGGAAGAAGGGGCGGCTTTTGCATTACTGGGATTGATCGTGTTTTATCGCGCCTGCCTGCGCTTTTTCCCGGTGCAGGTGTCGGTATGTCGTCCGTGGCCAGTGGTTGCCCTGGTCGCACTTGGCTTCTGGTGGCTGAACGGTATGCTGTTGCGCGCGTTGGCCTGGTATGGCGACGTGGCGTGGAACATGGAAGCGCTGTGGCATTCTCGGCTGATTCAGACCTGTTTTGCGCTGTTCTGGATGCTGGTGGCGCTGGTGGTGATGCTGCGCGCGACCCGCTATCGTTCACGCCGGGAATGGCTGTGCGGGGCGGCATTGTTAGGGATTGTGATTGTGAAACTGATGTTGGTGGACAGCGCGCGTGGCGGCGGCCTGGCGCGTGCGGTTGCGTTTATCGGTGTGGCTATACTGGTGCTCATTGTCGGGTATTTTTCACCGTTACCGCCCAAAGCTGGAGAAGAAAAATGA
- a CDS encoding DUF3999 domain-containing protein, with the protein MKWMKAVLCSVLLGVAGTAIGSDDVKESPRDYATGVMLETLGTSPWYRVSLPQAVYLGTAWPDLRDVRVFNHAGETVPFTLVAQKTQPVTPQTVTLRLFPLDMSPVPPREEGRRSGESFVLRSKTGIEIHLESDDVKTVGQSYLLMLPEEMKDDFFLEQLRLNWETPTGNWQGKASVYASRDLRYWRSVQEEAPLLALTRDNDRLKMDTISASLRLSADGNRYLLVILDSQSPALTLNSVTAIAENSAPESARIEIGAQEEKVSNDEAIWRWTQPQPLTSLSIVLDDEGVLPVELAWRSAEKAPWQPLTKTVLYRLNGKRSEDIRLSGGLVDAVRMTTINARLPERLPALSGARDSYQLVFNTQGKGPYMLAWGNRAAQKADIGLDLLIPVSLRKTQEIDALPRATPQNEVALGGEARLTATSAAEQQSQWKTVLVWVALILGVAILALMAWRIWREVKKDGTQ; encoded by the coding sequence ATGAAATGGATGAAAGCGGTATTATGTAGTGTGCTACTGGGCGTGGCAGGCACCGCCATCGGCAGTGATGACGTGAAGGAGTCACCGAGGGATTACGCGACGGGCGTTATGCTGGAAACGCTCGGCACATCGCCGTGGTATCGCGTGTCGCTCCCGCAGGCGGTGTACCTGGGGACCGCCTGGCCAGATTTGCGCGATGTCCGCGTTTTTAATCATGCGGGGGAGACGGTGCCGTTTACGCTGGTGGCGCAGAAAACCCAACCCGTTACACCGCAAACGGTCACGCTGAGACTCTTCCCACTGGATATGTCGCCCGTCCCGCCGCGTGAGGAGGGGAGACGTAGCGGGGAATCTTTTGTCTTACGCTCGAAGACCGGCATTGAAATTCATCTGGAAAGTGATGACGTTAAAACGGTTGGACAGAGCTATTTACTGATGCTGCCGGAGGAAATGAAAGACGACTTTTTCCTGGAGCAACTGCGTCTGAACTGGGAGACCCCGACGGGCAACTGGCAGGGGAAAGCGTCGGTCTATGCCAGTCGTGATTTACGCTACTGGCGGTCCGTACAGGAAGAGGCGCCGCTGCTGGCGCTGACGCGTGATAACGATCGGCTGAAAATGGATACCATCAGCGCCAGTCTGAGACTTTCTGCCGATGGGAATCGTTATCTGCTGGTGATCCTCGATTCGCAAAGCCCGGCGCTGACGTTAAACAGCGTCACCGCCATTGCCGAAAACAGCGCGCCGGAATCCGCACGAATCGAGATCGGCGCGCAAGAGGAAAAGGTGTCCAATGACGAAGCGATCTGGCGCTGGACACAGCCGCAGCCTCTGACTTCGCTCAGCATCGTTCTGGATGATGAAGGCGTTTTACCGGTAGAGCTGGCGTGGCGTAGCGCAGAAAAAGCGCCCTGGCAGCCACTGACGAAAACCGTGCTTTATCGCCTGAACGGCAAGCGTTCGGAGGATATTCGTCTTTCCGGTGGGCTGGTTGACGCCGTTCGGATGACGACCATTAACGCTCGCTTGCCGGAGAGACTGCCTGCGCTGAGCGGCGCGCGCGACAGCTATCAACTGGTGTTTAATACTCAGGGAAAAGGGCCTTACATGCTGGCCTGGGGCAACCGGGCGGCGCAAAAAGCGGATATCGGTCTTGATCTGTTGATTCCAGTGTCGCTACGTAAAACACAGGAGATAGACGCTCTGCCACGGGCCACGCCGCAGAATGAGGTCGCCCTCGGCGGCGAGGCGCGACTGACGGCAACATCGGCTGCCGAGCAACAAAGCCAGTGGAAAACGGTGCTGGTGTGGGTGGCGCTGATACTGGGTGTTGCCATTCTGGCGTTAATGGCCTGGCGTATCTGGCGGGAAGTCAAAAAGGATGGGACGCAGTAA
- the fba gene encoding class II fructose-1,6-bisphosphate aldolase translates to MLVSMKDMLRHALRDGYAVGQFNINNLEWVGAVLSTGQQLRSPVILGVSGGTVKHMLGLKCIHDIVVNAMDYLNIDIPVALHLDHGTTREACEAAIDAGFSSIMFDGSHLPFNENLAITRHLVELAHSKGISVEAELGTIAGSEDGIVNSEVIYADPQECYTLVKETQVDCLAAALGSTHGLYKGKAKLGFTEMKTISELVKVPLVLHGGTGIADDDMRKAIACGTAKINVNTENMYAWCQEVKAIFAADTGHDVNDPRKVINQGLKPVREMIARRIELFGSQNRY, encoded by the coding sequence ATGTTAGTTTCTATGAAGGACATGCTTCGGCATGCCCTACGGGACGGTTATGCCGTAGGACAATTCAATATCAATAATCTGGAATGGGTCGGTGCGGTATTAAGCACCGGACAACAGCTACGCTCTCCGGTTATTTTAGGCGTTTCCGGCGGTACAGTTAAACATATGCTGGGATTAAAATGTATTCATGACATCGTGGTGAATGCGATGGATTATTTAAACATTGATATTCCGGTCGCACTGCACCTGGATCATGGGACCACCCGTGAAGCCTGCGAAGCGGCTATCGACGCCGGATTCAGTTCTATTATGTTTGATGGTTCGCACCTGCCGTTTAACGAGAACCTGGCCATTACCCGTCATCTGGTTGAACTGGCCCACAGCAAAGGCATTTCGGTTGAAGCTGAACTGGGCACCATCGCCGGCAGTGAAGATGGCATTGTCAATTCCGAGGTTATCTACGCCGACCCACAGGAGTGCTATACCCTGGTCAAAGAAACCCAGGTCGATTGCCTGGCGGCAGCGCTGGGTTCAACCCATGGACTGTATAAAGGCAAAGCTAAACTAGGGTTTACGGAGATGAAAACCATTTCCGAGTTGGTAAAAGTCCCCCTGGTATTGCACGGCGGCACCGGTATTGCAGACGATGACATGCGTAAAGCCATTGCCTGCGGGACGGCAAAAATTAACGTCAATACCGAAAACATGTACGCCTGGTGCCAGGAAGTGAAAGCGATATTTGCTGCCGATACCGGTCACGACGTCAATGACCCGCGGAAAGTGATCAATCAGGGGCTAAAACCGGTACGCGAGATGATTGCGCGGCGCATCGAACTGTTTGGCTCGCAAAACCGCTATTAG
- a CDS encoding carbohydrate kinase family protein — protein sequence MAILSIGFSCFDQFFFLNEWPQENTKNFCHDFIESGGGPAANAAWLLGLWGEDVYYIGHLNQDLYGQRIIDEFAQAGVDTSQVVFSDEMITPLASVLVNRLTGSRTIITRKMQTPPSLTYDQKLKLDDLAERLIASDEPVTLLIDGHEAEISEYLIKKLPSARVVMDGGSLRDSNIKLAAWTDYFVVSEHFARDYMGYRALSTETEIKAALIELNKICRGEAFITLGEKGCALLKNGMLQIVPAWLCNAVDTTGAGDVFHGAFTYGVHYSWHIDNIILFASLTAAISIEKKGVRESMPDLAVVHNSLNSYERNLKQYFGE from the coding sequence ATGGCTATCTTGTCCATCGGGTTTTCATGTTTTGATCAGTTTTTCTTTTTGAACGAATGGCCGCAGGAAAATACCAAAAATTTCTGCCATGACTTTATTGAAAGTGGCGGCGGCCCGGCAGCAAATGCGGCGTGGTTGCTGGGATTATGGGGTGAAGATGTTTATTACATTGGCCATCTGAACCAGGACCTTTACGGTCAGCGTATTATTGATGAGTTTGCCCAGGCGGGCGTCGATACCAGTCAGGTCGTGTTCTCTGATGAAATGATCACACCGCTGGCATCGGTGCTGGTAAACCGCTTAACGGGGTCGCGGACGATAATTACCCGTAAAATGCAAACGCCACCTTCGCTGACTTATGACCAGAAGCTCAAGCTTGATGATTTGGCTGAACGGTTGATTGCGTCAGACGAGCCCGTAACGCTATTAATTGATGGTCATGAAGCCGAAATCAGTGAATATTTAATTAAGAAACTGCCATCGGCACGGGTGGTCATGGACGGCGGTTCATTACGTGACAGTAATATTAAACTAGCGGCCTGGACCGATTATTTTGTGGTCAGCGAGCATTTTGCCCGTGACTATATGGGATATCGTGCCCTGAGTACCGAAACGGAAATTAAAGCAGCGCTAATTGAGTTAAATAAAATTTGCCGTGGGGAAGCCTTTATTACCCTCGGGGAAAAAGGCTGCGCGCTATTAAAAAATGGTATGCTGCAAATTGTGCCTGCCTGGCTGTGCAATGCCGTTGATACCACTGGCGCAGGAGATGTATTCCACGGTGCCTTTACTTACGGCGTTCATTATTCATGGCATATTGATAATATCATTTTATTTGCCAGCCTGACTGCCGCCATTTCCATAGAGAAAAAAGGTGTCCGCGAATCTATGCCGGACCTTGCCGTTGTCCACAACTCGTTAAATAGCTACGAAAGAAACTTAAAGCAATATTTTGGCGAGTAA
- a CDS encoding PTS ascorbate transporter subunit IIC: MQAILSFLSEIFSQPAFLMGIIAFVGLVALRSPGNKLLTGTLKPILGYLMLSAGAGVIVANLNPLGGIIEAGFNIRGVIPNNEAIVSVAQKVLGVETMSILLLGFIFNLIIARCTKYKYIFLTGHHSFFLACLFSAVLQAAEFRGWMLVLIGGFLLGSWSAISPAIGQRYTKQVTEDGGIAMGHFGSLGYYISAWIATKTGNPANSFADTEISEKWGFLRDTTVTTGIVMFIIYFVCSAVAGTEYLRTITDQNMLIFSILTGLQFAVGVAIVYNGVRLILGDLVPAFQGISQKLIPDSIPAVDCAVFFTFSPTAVVVGFISSFVGGLVGMLMLGGLGMALIIPGMVPHFFCGGTSGVFADKLGGKRGCIIASFIGGIFLAFLPAMLLPALGNLGFENSTFADFDFAVWGIIIGNAFTQFGQITIYLICLALIVALLVPFCFRSVRVVGDTLSYEELTADKKNE; this comes from the coding sequence ATGCAGGCTATTCTTAGTTTCTTATCAGAAATATTTAGCCAACCCGCATTCCTGATGGGGATTATCGCCTTTGTCGGCTTAGTGGCGCTACGCTCTCCTGGGAATAAATTGCTCACCGGTACCTTAAAACCTATTTTAGGGTATTTAATGTTAAGCGCAGGTGCTGGCGTTATCGTTGCCAACCTGAACCCGCTTGGTGGAATTATCGAAGCCGGATTTAATATTCGCGGCGTAATCCCTAACAACGAGGCCATTGTTTCCGTCGCACAGAAGGTGCTGGGTGTGGAAACCATGAGTATTTTGCTGTTAGGTTTTATTTTTAACCTCATTATTGCTCGCTGTACCAAGTACAAATATATCTTTCTGACCGGCCACCACTCGTTCTTTCTGGCGTGCCTGTTTTCGGCGGTTCTCCAGGCCGCGGAATTCCGCGGCTGGATGTTGGTTTTAATTGGCGGATTCTTGCTCGGCTCATGGTCGGCCATTTCTCCGGCAATCGGCCAGCGTTATACCAAACAGGTGACCGAAGACGGCGGTATCGCGATGGGACACTTTGGCTCCCTGGGCTATTACATCTCAGCCTGGATCGCCACCAAAACCGGTAACCCGGCAAACTCATTCGCCGATACTGAAATCTCAGAAAAGTGGGGTTTTCTGCGCGATACCACGGTCACAACCGGGATTGTGATGTTCATTATCTACTTTGTATGCAGCGCCGTCGCTGGCACTGAATATCTCCGTACGATAACGGATCAGAACATGTTGATCTTCTCTATTCTTACCGGTCTGCAGTTTGCGGTTGGCGTCGCCATCGTCTACAACGGCGTGCGGCTGATCCTCGGCGATCTGGTTCCGGCATTCCAGGGGATTAGCCAGAAGCTGATTCCTGACTCGATCCCTGCTGTTGACTGCGCGGTCTTCTTCACCTTCAGCCCAACGGCAGTCGTCGTAGGCTTTATCAGCTCATTTGTTGGCGGTCTGGTCGGTATGCTCATGTTGGGCGGACTGGGAATGGCGCTGATTATTCCGGGCATGGTACCGCACTTCTTCTGTGGCGGGACTTCCGGGGTATTCGCCGACAAGCTTGGCGGTAAACGCGGCTGCATCATCGCCTCCTTTATCGGCGGCATATTCCTTGCTTTCCTGCCAGCCATGCTGCTTCCGGCATTGGGGAACCTGGGCTTTGAAAACAGCACCTTCGCTGACTTTGATTTCGCAGTGTGGGGAATTATTATCGGTAACGCCTTCACCCAGTTTGGTCAGATCACTATCTACCTGATTTGTCTGGCGCTTATCGTCGCGCTGCTGGTGCCATTCTGCTTCCGTTCGGTTCGCGTAGTCGGTGACACGCTCAGCTATGAGGAGCTCACTGCGGATAAGAAAAATGAATAA
- a CDS encoding PTS sugar transporter subunit IIB: MLVIRTVCGNGIGSSLMAANNVKKICDELGIKADVASVDFANAVGEKADLYVTIKELANQFPAHCNVAIIRSYVHKAKIAEDITEALTKIAATHS, from the coding sequence ATGTTAGTTATCAGAACGGTTTGTGGTAACGGTATTGGCAGTTCATTAATGGCTGCGAATAATGTCAAAAAAATATGTGATGAATTAGGCATCAAAGCCGACGTTGCTTCCGTTGATTTCGCTAACGCTGTAGGAGAAAAAGCCGATCTTTATGTCACGATTAAAGAGCTGGCAAACCAGTTTCCTGCGCATTGTAACGTCGCCATTATTCGCAGCTACGTGCATAAAGCGAAAATTGCTGAAGATATTACCGAAGCACTTACCAAAATTGCTGCGACTCACTCTTAA
- a CDS encoding PTS sugar transporter subunit IIA — translation MDIIFNPGLITLKQNISSPEQAIELAGSLLVRQNICRPEYVSEMVKVYRDFGSAIVIDYGLAMPHARPEKGALLTGFSLVTSQQPIAFGHEEFDPVNVIIAIAGADADSHIKMIQLIASLIESDIVTFLQQENDIHSVLHFIQKQME, via the coding sequence ATGGACATTATTTTTAACCCTGGACTGATTACGCTTAAGCAGAATATTTCCAGCCCCGAGCAGGCTATCGAACTGGCTGGCTCGTTACTGGTCCGACAAAATATTTGTCGCCCGGAATATGTCAGTGAAATGGTTAAGGTCTACCGGGATTTCGGCTCCGCTATTGTTATCGACTATGGCCTGGCGATGCCCCATGCCCGGCCAGAAAAAGGCGCATTGCTGACCGGATTTTCTTTAGTCACCAGTCAACAACCAATTGCCTTTGGCCATGAGGAATTTGATCCGGTTAACGTCATCATCGCCATTGCAGGCGCGGATGCCGATAGTCATATAAAAATGATCCAGCTGATCGCCTCATTGATTGAGTCCGATATCGTGACCTTTCTTCAGCAGGAAAATGACATTCATTCAGTATTACATTTCATCCAAAAACAAATGGAGTAG
- a CDS encoding peroxiredoxin — protein sequence MVLVTRQAPDFTAAAVLGSGEIVENFNFKQHTNGKTTVLFFWPMDFTFVCPSELIAFDKRYEEFQKRGVEVVGVSFDSEFVHNAWRNTPVDKGGIGAVKYAMVADVKREIQKAYGIEHPEAGVALRGSFLIDANGVVRHQVVNDLPLGRNIDEMLRMVDALQFHEEHGEVCPAQWEKGKEGMNASPDGVAKYLTENVSSL from the coding sequence ATGGTACTGGTGACTCGTCAGGCTCCGGATTTCACAGCAGCTGCGGTACTCGGTAGCGGTGAGATTGTTGAGAACTTCAATTTCAAACAGCACACCAACGGCAAAACGACCGTTCTGTTCTTCTGGCCAATGGATTTCACCTTCGTTTGCCCGTCTGAACTGATCGCGTTCGACAAACGTTATGAAGAATTCCAGAAGCGCGGCGTTGAAGTGGTTGGCGTTTCTTTTGACTCTGAATTCGTCCACAACGCATGGCGTAACACCCCTGTCGACAAAGGCGGCATCGGTGCAGTGAAATACGCAATGGTTGCTGACGTTAAGCGTGAAATCCAGAAAGCCTATGGCATCGAACATCCGGAAGCGGGCGTTGCGCTGCGTGGTTCTTTCCTGATCGACGCAAATGGCGTGGTTCGCCACCAGGTGGTTAACGATCTGCCGCTGGGTCGTAACATCGACGAAATGCTGCGTATGGTTGACGCGCTGCAGTTCCACGAAGAGCACGGTGAAGTTTGCCCGGCACAGTGGGAAAAAGGCAAAGAAGGTATGAACGCCTCTCCGGACGGTGTTGCAAAATACCTGACCGAAAACGTCTCCAGCCTGTAA
- the acpH gene encoding ACP phosphodiesterase, with amino-acid sequence MNFLAHLHLAHLADSSLSGNLLADFVRGNPAEDYCPEVVDGIFMHRRIDVLTDNLPEVTEAKTWFRPETRRVAPITLDVMWDHFLSRHWSQLSPDMPLPVFVRYAHQQVSVILPDSPPRFVNLNNYLWSEKWLERYRDMDFIQNVLNGMASRRPRLDALRDSWYDLDNHYDALEARFWRFYPRMMEQARQKTL; translated from the coding sequence ATGAATTTTCTCGCTCATCTGCATCTCGCTCATCTCGCTGACAGCTCTCTTTCCGGCAATTTGCTGGCCGATTTTGTGCGCGGCAACCCCGCAGAGGACTATTGCCCGGAGGTTGTCGACGGTATTTTTATGCATCGCCGCATCGATGTGCTAACCGATAACCTGCCCGAGGTAACGGAGGCCAAAACGTGGTTTCGCCCAGAAACGCGCCGTGTTGCGCCGATCACGCTCGACGTGATGTGGGATCATTTCCTGTCGCGCCACTGGTCACAGCTGTCCCCGGACATGCCGCTACCGGTGTTCGTGCGCTATGCCCATCAGCAGGTGTCGGTTATTCTGCCCGATTCGCCGCCGCGTTTTGTCAATCTGAACAACTATCTGTGGTCGGAAAAGTGGCTGGAGCGTTATCGCGATATGGATTTTATTCAGAATGTGTTGAACGGAATGGCGAGTCGCCGACCGCGTCTGGATGCGCTTCGCGATTCCTGGTATGACCTGGACAACCATTATGATGCCCTGGAAGCGCGCTTCTGGCGGTTTTATCCGCGCATGATGGAACAAGCCAGGCAGAAAACGCTCTGA
- the queA gene encoding tRNA preQ1(34) S-adenosylmethionine ribosyltransferase-isomerase QueA — protein MRVADFSFELPESLIAHYPMPERSSCRLLSLDGPTGELTHGTFTDLLDKLNPGDLLVFNNTRVIPARLFGRKASGGKIEVLVERMLDDKSILAHIRASKAPKPGAELLLGDDESIKATMTARHDALFEVEFDDARTVLDILNAIGHMPLPPYIERPDEEADRELYQTVYSEKPGAVAAPTAGLHFDEPLLEKLREKGVEMAFVTLHVGAGTFQPVRVDTIEDHIMHSEYAEVPQEVVDAVLAAKTRGNRVIAVGTTSVRSLESAAQAAKNALIEPFFGDTQIFIYPGYQYKVIDALVTNFHLPESTLIMLVSAFAGYQHTMNAYKAAVEQHYRFFSYGDAMFITYNPQAISERVGE, from the coding sequence ATGCGCGTCGCCGATTTCTCCTTTGAACTACCTGAATCCCTGATTGCTCACTATCCCATGCCTGAGCGCAGCAGCTGTCGCTTACTGTCACTGGATGGGCCAACGGGCGAGCTGACGCACGGCACGTTCACCGATTTGCTCGACAAGCTCAACCCAGGCGATCTGCTGGTGTTTAATAATACCCGCGTGATCCCGGCGCGTCTGTTTGGCCGTAAAGCCAGCGGCGGTAAGATTGAAGTGCTGGTCGAACGTATGCTCGATGATAAAAGTATTCTGGCACATATTCGCGCTTCTAAGGCGCCGAAACCGGGTGCGGAGCTGCTGCTGGGCGATGATGAGAGCATCAAAGCGACCATGACCGCGCGCCACGACGCGCTGTTCGAGGTGGAGTTTGATGACGCGCGCACGGTGCTCGATATCCTGAACGCCATCGGCCATATGCCGCTGCCGCCGTACATTGAGCGCCCGGATGAAGAAGCCGATCGCGAGCTTTACCAGACGGTATACAGCGAAAAGCCCGGTGCCGTTGCCGCGCCGACCGCGGGGCTGCACTTTGACGAACCGCTGCTGGAAAAACTGCGCGAGAAAGGTGTCGAGATGGCGTTTGTAACGCTGCACGTCGGCGCGGGGACATTCCAGCCGGTGCGTGTGGACACCATTGAAGATCACATCATGCACTCCGAATATGCGGAAGTGCCGCAAGAGGTGGTGGACGCGGTGCTGGCGGCGAAAACGCGCGGCAACCGGGTGATTGCGGTTGGCACGACCTCAGTGCGTTCTCTGGAGAGCGCGGCGCAGGCGGCGAAGAACGCGCTTATTGAACCGTTCTTTGGCGACACACAAATTTTCATCTATCCAGGTTATCAATACAAAGTGATTGATGCGCTGGTGACTAACTTCCATCTCCCTGAATCGACATTGATTATGCTGGTCTCGGCATTTGCCGGTTATCAGCACACGATGAATGCATACAAGGCTGCGGTAGAACAACATTATCGCTTTTTTAGCTACGGGGACGCGATGTTTATCACGTACAATCCGCAGGCTATTTCTGAGCGCGTCGGGGAGTAA